GGCCCGCGCCGGTCTTCCGTCGGACGAGTGACCGCGTCGCGGTGCAGCAAGGTGCGCGAGAGGAGTTGCAACGCGCCATCGTGGACGGATCGCCGTTCCCGCGCCACCGCCGACCCGTCGCGATCCGACGCGCCATCGCGGGACAGGATCAGGCGGTCAGCTCCCGCAACAGACCCTCGATGTCCGACTTGCGGTAGGGGTCGAGCCAGCAGCGGTGCGCTCCGGTCTTCCGGGCCAGCTCGCCGGAGTACTGCGCCGACACCGAGCTGGTGAGCACGATGGTCAGGTCGGGATAGCGCCCCCGCAGGGTGTGGAAGCTCTCGCCTCCGTCCTGGCCCAGGCGCAGATCGGTCACGAGCAGGTCGACGTGTCCGCGCTCGACGTGCCGCGACGCGGTGGGCAGGTCCTCGGCGACCAGAACCTGCAGACCCAAGGCCTCGAGCGTCCGCGCGAGGTCACGCCGACGGAACTCGGACTGGTTGACGAGCAGGGCCGACTCGAAGCGGCGCGGGCGCGGCGGCTCGGAGGGCGATTCCAGCGGCGGTTCGGCGTGTGGCTCCGGCGCGGGTCCGGCCGCGGTGACCGGACGCGCATCGGGCATCGTTTCTGGCATCGGCTCGGTGGCCGATCCGGACGCCGGTTCGTGGACCACGGCCTCGGGTTCGAAGTCGACCTCTTCGGGCAAGGGTCTCCGTGGGGCCTCGGCGGGAACGAAGGAGTCGAGGTGCGGATCGGCGAGGGCACCGGGCAGATCGAGGAGGTCGCCGGGACGGAAGCGCAGCGTGAGCAGCCGCTTCACGTCGAGCACGGGGGCGACGGTCTCGCCCGTGTCGATGGCCCCGTAGGCGACACCGTTCCAGCCCGAGGGCGGATCGAGCAGCTCGTCGGTCTCGACCAGGCCGCGGGCCGCCTCGCACCCGATCCCCACGCGTTTCTCGACCGATCCGATGACCGCGATCCGGGGGCTCGGCCCGCGCGCCGGGACCACCGCCTCGACGAACTGCGCCAGATCGGCCAGCGGGACGCTGCGGCCCCGCAGTTCGACCGACTCGCCGCTCTCGTCCGCCTCGTACAAGAGCCCCCCGGCCTCGACGGTCTGCTCGACCAGCGACGCGGGAACGGCCACCGAAGTGTCCTCGAGCTCGAGCACACGGTAGTGCGGGCGATCGGGATCCACGGGAAGACTCAGGTCGAAGCGCGTGTGCGCATCGTCGCCGGGCTCGACGCGGATGATCCCCTGGACCTGTTCCAACAGGACCCGCGCGCTCCGCAGACCCGCGAGCACCGACAGGCGATCGGGATCGCCCACCATGCCCGCGTTCTGGACGCGGGGTCCGTCGTCGGCGATCTCGACCCGCGCGCGTCCGTCCTCGATCCGCAGGGCCAGACTCACGCGAAGCATCCCGGGGGCCTGGTCGTCTCCGGCGGCCTCGACCGCGGCGACCACGTCGCGGGCGAGGTGATCGAGGATGGTGGCCACGGACGGGCACAGACCGGGCGCGATCGCTGCGGAATCGCCGAAGGCCTCGACGTGCACCGACCGGCCGGACGCCTCCACGCCCTCGCGCAAACGGGCGACCGCAGCGCCGAACACGGGATCGGACGCCGGGTCGGCGATCGGCACCAGACCGTCGGCGAAGGGACCGGGTTCGAGCCCGGGCAGCAAGCCGTCGTGCCGGGTCCGCAGGCGCAGGCGAAGATCCTTCAACCGCGCCACGATCGGAGCCAGGCGGTCGTCGATCTCCTCGAGGGCCTCGGCCGTGCCCGCCGCTTCGATCTCGCTCTCGAAGCCGGCCACGAGCGCGGTCAGCGACTCGACACCGGACGGCGTTTCGGGAACGACGCGCGTGTCCTCGACCGGCTCGTCCTCGAGAGCCGCCGCGTCTGCGCCGCCGTCGATCGTCTGCGTGTTGTGACGGATCAGCGTGAGCAGCTCGTCGACCTGGCTCTGGAAGGGGCTCAGGTCGGCACCGCTCTCCTGGCCGATCTCGTCGAGGTGCAGCATCAGCGATTCCTCGAGCTCGACCACGCTCTCGAGGATCAACGCCTGCGTGGTGTTCAGAGCCTGCCGCGAGCGTTCCATGCGCTGCAGCCATTCGAGCAGCTCGTCGAGGAACTGCTGCAACACCTCGAGCTGCAGGATCCGGGCGCTGCCGGCCAGGAGGCGCGTCGCCATGACGGCACGACGCAGGTCGACCTGATGCGCCTCGCTCGGACCGTCCTGGCCCTGCGACAGCGCACGCAGACGTACGATCTGCTCGGAGATCTGGGTCGAGAACAATCCGACCTGCGACGACGAGCCGCGAGTCATCGATACCTCGCCGGTGGGCCGGCCGCGCGAAGCGGCGCGGCCGGGCTAGAGTTCGATCGCGCCGAACTCCGAGAGGTCGCGGACTTCGTGGTCCGCGGCGTCGGCGTCGACCTCACGGCCGCCGAGTTCGGCGAGTTCGTAGATCCGCTCCTCGGGGGCGGGATCCGGTGCGCTCGCGACCGGAGTCTCGAAGGCAGGGGCCGGTTGCGAGGCGGCGACCGCCGGAGCGGGAGCCGAGGGCGCCTCGATCCCGGTGAGATCACGCAGCGCCGCCAGCGGTTGCTGCAGCTGTCCCAGGACCTCGCGCAGCGCCTCGGCGTTCTGGTCGAGGACCATGGACTCCTGCACGAGGGACCGGGCCGACGACGAATCGACGGCGCTGCCCGGTCCCGCGGACTCCTGCAGCTGCGACAGTGTACTCGCCTGCTCGCTCTCGCACATCCGTAGATCGCTGGCGATCCGTTGATACTTCGTGGACAGGCTGCGCACGTCCTCGGCGGTGTCCAGCATCTCGGCCGCGGGCTCGCCCAGACGGCTGATCTGCAGGGCCATGGTGATGGCGAGCTTGTTCGATTCCTCGGCCAGCACCTCGAGCGAACGCCGCAGTTCGCCGACCCGCTCGGCGTTCTGCCGCGCGGTGGACACGGCGCCCACGACACCGCTGGCCACGGCACCACTGGAGTCGTTCGCCGCCATGCGATGGGCGGTCCGGGCCACGCGTTCGGCCTGCTCGGCCACCGACTGCACGAAGGTCCGCAGCTCCACCTCGGCGTGGCTCAGACCCGACACGGCCTGCTCCAGCCGCACGCGGTCGGGACCCTGCGCAGCGTCCGCGGTCTCGTCGGGTACCGGCGTCTGCGGGGCCGACCACGCGGCCTCGTCCTCGGCCACGGCACGGGCGCCGCGGGCGTGTTCGTTGATGGCGTCGACCAGCGCGCTCAGGTCCGGGTCGTCGTACTCGGGATCGAGATCGACGTCGGCGCCGTCGGCGCTCCTCATCGACGTCACGAGCGCCGACACGGCTTCGCGTTGGGCCGCGACCGCGAGCTGGGCGCTGCTGGCGGTCTCGGCGTCGTCGGCCCAGCGCTCGAGCACCTTCATGATGGCAGGCTCGTCGTCGAAATCCTCGAGATCGACGTCACGCGGGTCGGAGATCTTGCCCAGGCGCTTGATCGCCTGGTCGCGGGCCTTGCTACCGCGCACGACGCGATCGAGCGGCCGCGCCGAGCTCACCACCGAGATGTAGCCCAGCAGACCGAGCACGGCGACCCCGCCCAGCACCATGTACGCGTAGCGCACGGTCTCGGCGTCCTGGAGGTCGACCTTCCAGCCGAAGAGTTCGATGTAGGCGTAGATCAATCCGAATCCCGTGCCCACCACGAGCAGGAAGACGAAGAGACCGAGTCGCCAGGGCGAGGTGAGGACGATGCGCTGCGCGGCCACGGCATTCTCCCACGATTCCGGATGCGTCGACGGCACGTCCCCGGGC
The genomic region above belongs to Candidatus Krumholzibacteriia bacterium and contains:
- a CDS encoding chemotaxis protein CheW; the protein is MTRGSSSQVGLFSTQISEQIVRLRALSQGQDGPSEAHQVDLRRAVMATRLLAGSARILQLEVLQQFLDELLEWLQRMERSRQALNTTQALILESVVELEESLMLHLDEIGQESGADLSPFQSQVDELLTLIRHNTQTIDGGADAAALEDEPVEDTRVVPETPSGVESLTALVAGFESEIEAAGTAEALEEIDDRLAPIVARLKDLRLRLRTRHDGLLPGLEPGPFADGLVPIADPASDPVFGAAVARLREGVEASGRSVHVEAFGDSAAIAPGLCPSVATILDHLARDVVAAVEAAGDDQAPGMLRVSLALRIEDGRARVEIADDGPRVQNAGMVGDPDRLSVLAGLRSARVLLEQVQGIIRVEPGDDAHTRFDLSLPVDPDRPHYRVLELEDTSVAVPASLVEQTVEAGGLLYEADESGESVELRGRSVPLADLAQFVEAVVPARGPSPRIAVIGSVEKRVGIGCEAARGLVETDELLDPPSGWNGVAYGAIDTGETVAPVLDVKRLLTLRFRPGDLLDLPGALADPHLDSFVPAEAPRRPLPEEVDFEPEAVVHEPASGSATEPMPETMPDARPVTAAGPAPEPHAEPPLESPSEPPRPRRFESALLVNQSEFRRRDLARTLEALGLQVLVAEDLPTASRHVERGHVDLLVTDLRLGQDGGESFHTLRGRYPDLTIVLTSSVSAQYSGELARKTGAHRCWLDPYRKSDIEGLLRELTA